In Coraliomargarita parva, the genomic stretch GCTACTGACCCGCTATGGGAAAATCGACATTTTATGGTTTGATGGGCGCTTGCCTGAAGAAAGTATTTCCATGGCAGAAATTCGCGAACTCCAGCCCGGCATTCTTGTCAATCCCCGAGGCCATGGATACGGCGATTTCGACACACCGGAATGCAAGTTTCCCGAAAAGCGCCTTGAACCGGGCTGGTGGGAGTACTGCCATGTGTTTGCAGACGGAGCTTGGGGCTACCTCGACCACGAAGTTTACAAACCGCTAGGTTGGCTACTGGCAGAATGGTCCAAGACCCGCAGTTGGGACGGAAAATTTCTGCCAAATGTGGCTCCCGATTCACACGGGCAAATGCCGCACAGCTTCTACCTGCGCATGAAGCAACTCAAGGCTTGGATGGCGCACAGTGGCGAGTCGGTCAAAGGAACCACTGGAGGTGCCTGGCCAGAAGAGTCCAATGTTCCATTGACCCAAAAGCCAGGCAAACTCTACGCCCACATCGATTGGATTTTCGATGGCACCGTAGAAATCAAAAATTTACACAAAGAACCGGCGGCGCTCACTTTGCTTCGGACAGGATCGTCCATTGATTACGAGTATGCCGACGGAGTTTTGCTCTTCCGAATCCCGCAAAAATGGCGGACAAATCTCACCGATGTCGTTTCAATTGATATGTGATTTTGAATTGGGATCCATTCACTTTACAATCAGCAGCATCGACGATCCATAAGCCTTACAAAGCCAAGCTTTGAGATGCGTTTACATCGCCTGTCGGATGCCATGCAAACGCAGCGAAAACTGACTTAAGTTCACTGAGATACTGGTTCTTCAAGAAGGCCGTAATGTAGCCCACCAAGGCTAATCTTAATATTAAACATCTTCTTCATCATGACACCAAAAATTTCCTTGATTGGCGCAGGCTCCGTGGTCTTCGCCAAAACTCTCATCAGCGATATTTGGCGCTTCCCGGAATTGGCCAACGCCACCATCTGCCTGATGGACATTGACCCGGCGCGCCTCAAGGTCGCCGACATCATGATGCGCCGCATCGCGAAAAAACTCGACGTCGGCGCGAAGATCGAGTCCACACTCGACCAACGCGAGGCAATCACCGGGGCAAAATACGTCATCTGCACGGTGCAGGTCGGCGGCTACAAGCCGTCCACAGTGCGCGACTTCAAAATCCCGGCCAAGTATGGTCTCCAGCAGACCATTGCCGATACGCTCGGAGTCGGCGGCGTTTTCCGTGCACTGCGAACGATTCCGGTCATCAACAGCATCGCCCGTGACATCGCGGACTACGCTCACCCGAACTGCCTGTTTCTTAACTACACAAACCCGATGGCCATGAACTGTTGGGCCGTTGAAGAAGCTGTTGGCATTCCCCACGTCGGTCTTTGTCACTCGGTCTTTGGTACGGCTAACCAGCTCTGCAACTTTGCGAAGTTGCCGCCCGAAGACGTGGATTACCTCGTAGCCGGGATCAATCACATGGCGTTCTTCCTGAAGTTCCAGTATCGCGGTCAGGACGCCTATCCGCTGCTCTTCAAGGCCCTCGAAAACTCCGAGAGACGGCAGGAACTCGTCCGCTTCGAGATGATGCGCCGTACCGGCTACTTTGTGACCGAGTCCAGCGAACACCAAAGCGAATACGTTCCGTATTTTATTCATCACGGTCAGAAGGTCATCGACCAGTTCAACATCCCCATTGACGAATACATTCGGCGTTGCGAAGCGATCATTGGCAGCTGGGAGGAGACCGAAGCCGAACTCCTCGGCAAGGACGGCGAAATCGAAATCAAGCCACAGTCTCACGAATACGGCTCTTACATCATCCACTCGATCGAAAGCGGACAACCGCGCACAGTTTACGGCAATGTGCCGAACCGCGACATCATCACCAACCTACCCAACCGTTGTAACGTCGAGGTGCCTTGCCTCGTAGACCGCAATGGCCTGCAACCAGTCACCGTTGGCGAGCTCCCACCGCAACTTGCCGCCCTCTGCATGACAAACATCAACGTGCAGGAACTGGCCGTGAAAGCTGCCTTGACCGGCAAACGGGAGCACATCTACCACGCAGTCATGCTGGACCCGCATGCCAGCGCAACGCTGCCGCTCGACAAAATATGGGCGATGTGTGACGAACTCATCGAGGCGCACCAGAAGGATGGCTTCCTCGGCGAGTTTACCCCAACGCTCAAAAATACTGGACGCGGCTACGCAGGTGTCGGTGACCGCATCATTGCGCGGCTCGAAGGTCAAGGAGTCTTCGCCACCGACGCCGGAGCGCAGAACAGGCTCCGCCTAACCGTGGAAAATCCGACCGGTCAAGCCGTCACCCTCCAATTCCAACTACGCCCCGAAAGCGACGCGCTTACCCTTGAGGGCGATGGTATCCTTACCGTGAAAGCTCCCGCCAAAGGCAGCGCTACCGCTGAGGCAGTCACGATCAACCAATCTGCAATCGATGATAATCTTAGTGTCACACTCGAAACTGAATGTGCGAATGTACTCGCGGTCAGCGCCGTATTACGTCCCCGCCCAAAGCTAGGCCTCAACGACTCAGGTGAAGCTACCTTCGGACTCAAACTCGCGGGCTTCGATGCGGCCGAAGGCACACTCGCCCGCGACGGCGACCTAATTCGCCTCCGCGCCAAGGTGCTCGATTCCGACCTCAAGCCGAACTACGATTCTCCCTTCGCGGGATCCGGGCTTCAGTTGTTCTTTGCTCCTCTCGACAACACCGGCAATATTCGCGAAGTGAACATCATTGCAGATCCAGCAGGCAAAGCAGAAGTGCGTCTGTTCAAGAATCCGCTAGATAATGCCAAAATCACATTCCGCCGCACCGACATTTACTACGAACTCGAATTCACCGTCTCCTTCGAAGAACTCGGCTTGGAGCCTACCAACGAGGTCCTCTTCGACTGTATAGCAAATCTTGGTGCCCTCGGCGACGCCCACTCCGGCGGCCGCACCGTCCTCAGCGGCAACTTCAACGCCTTCAGCAACTCCAGCCAATACACGCTGGTTTCTTGGGCGCAGCGCACTCAATAACCACGTAAATCTCTCTATGGCTCAGTTAATTTCAAGCTTACCCAAGCCTTACGGAGCTGTTCCGTCCATTCGCCATTCACTATGGTACGACATTGAGCGCTACGCGATTGTGCATTTCAGCGTTGGCACTTTTGCCGATAAAGAATGGGGATTCGGCGACGAAGATCCGCGTTCGTTCAATCCGACAGATTTCGACGCCAATCAATGGGCTGAAGCGTGCCTGGCAGGTGGCCTAAAAGGGATAATCCTCGTATGCAAACACCATGACGGGTTTTGCCTGTGGCCCACGAAAACCACGGAGCATTCAGTTCGGAACTCTCCGTGGCGTGACGGCAAAGGCGACATGGTCGCGGAAGTTTCCGCTGCCTGTCGAAAACATGGATTGAAATTTGGCGTCTACTGTTCGCCTTGGGATCGCAATCACCCGGAATACGGACGCGAGGCTTACGTCGATATTTTTCACGAACAGGTGCGCGAGTTGCTCAACCAATACGGCGAGCTGTTCGAAGTCTGGTTCGACGGTGCGAATGGAGGCAATGGTTACTACGGTGGTACCCGTGAAGCACGCGCGATAGACCCAGCGCATTATTATCGCTGGGAGCAGATAACCGAGATGATCCGAGAACTCCAACCAGAAGCAATCATGTTTCCATTTGATGGGCGCTGGATTGGGAACGAATACGGTATCGCCGGAGAAACCTGTTGGGCGACCTTTTCAGCACCGAACAATCCGGTGAGTGAAAGACCAATCGATTTAAATATGGGCATCCTTCACGCCGAAGCTTGGCGTCCAGCTGAATGCGATTTTCCCTTACGTCCTGGATGGTTTTTCCACGAGCACGAAGCGCCGAAGTCAGCCGACACGCTGCTCGATTTGTATTTCAAATCCATTGGCCGAGGTTGCTCGATCAACCTCGGCCTTGCACCGGACAGACGCGGACGAATTTGCGATGAAGACATCAAAGTCCTTACCGCATGGAACGAGGACATTAAAAAATTATTCTCCCACAACCTTGCCTGCGAATCTTCGTCAATCTTTGCCAATTCGTCGGATGAAAAATGCTCCGCCTCCGCATTGATCGACGGCAAGCCTGATACGTTTTGGATGCCAACCGACAACGCAGCACCTGCGTTTACAATCGATTTTAAGCAGGCAATTAAGTTCAACACAATCGACCTCTCAGAGTTCGTCGAGCTTGGCCAACGCGTTGAAGAATTCGCGGTGGACATCTGGCAGGATGGCAGATGGCAGGAACTTGCGACCTCAACCAGCATCGGTTACCGGCGCTTACTGCTCACGCGCACGACGACCAGCGACAAAGTTCGCGTTCGATTTACACAAACTGCCGCTGCTCCGGCGATTTCCCACTTCGGACTGTATCGCGCCCCTGCTTCTTTGGCCTTGGGAGCGAAAATTACCATCGTGCGGAACCAACAGGGAGAGGTCAGCATTCGCGGCGGAGGGGATGGCTTGGACTTACGGTACACCACCGACGGCAGCCAGCCAACACGCGATTCTACCCCCTATCGAAAACCATTCTCATTGACTGAGGGAGGGACTGTAAAAGTATCTGGCTTCGTCGAAGAAGAACAAACGGGCGTAGTAACCGCGGCCTACGGACCTGCACGCACAAATTGGCGCATTCTCTCGGTCAGCCTTGACAGTCCATTTGACAACCACGGCCTCGCCGGCGTGGAAAAATTACTCGACGACAGTCCCGACACCTACTGGCACACTTATCACAAGAACAAGCAGTTGAGCGCACCTCCTCACGAGGTAGTGATCGATATGGCCGAAGAACGCGAAATCTCCGTCGTCACGATGACGCCGACCACGGAAGACACCAACGGCATTCCTGATCGTTACTCCTTCGCCATCAGCTCCGATGCCGAGCATTGGCAAGCAATCGCCGAAGGAGAATTCTCGAACGTCAAAGCCAACCCCTGCCAGCAAATAATCCCACTAAAGCAACCTGCAAAGGGACGCTTCCTTAAGTTTGCCGTCCGGCACGTCGTCGATAACGGAGATTACATCAAAGTCGCTACTATCGACGCGATGTAACTACACGGGAAATTTTTCCAGCAAAACAACCAGATGCAGACTATGGACTACTTCGAGTTTCTGGATCAGGAACGTGCACTCATTATCAAAGAGCCACGCTGCCCACAGCCATGGATCAACTACTTGAGCAACGGACGCATGCACGCCTTCGTCTCACAAGCCGGAGGAGGCTTCGCATGGTGGAAAAGCGCAACAGTATACCGACTGACCCGTTACCGTCAGCATCTAGCACCAATGGATGGCCCCGGGTTCTACATTTACTTGCGTGAAGAAGACGGCACAGTCTGGTCGCCATCCTGGCGTCCGGCGGAGACTGAGCTCGATAAGTGGAAGGCGATTCACCGTCCCGGCATCTCCAGCTTCGAAGCAACTTACAACGGACTGCACGCACAACTCGATCTTTGGGTTGCACCTGATCACGATGCCCTCCTCTGGGAGCTAAAACTCAGCAACCCCTCCAACCGCTCACGTAAACTGGACGCCTTCGCCTATGTCGAGCTTTCGCAAATGCAATGGACCGATGAGTTCAACTGGGGATATTACATCAAATATATGCTCCGCACGGATTACGACGAAGCGACCCGCTCTGTGCGCTACCTTTTCCATCATCAAAGCCATCCCAACATCAGCGAAGTGCCCCTCGTATACTTTGCAGGCAGCGAGGTCGATACTTGGTGCGGTTCACGCGAAGATTTCTTAGGCTCCTACGGCTCAGAATCATGTCCCAAAGCGATTTCCAAAGGGAATCTGAATAATCGCGGCATCAGTTGCGGCGAACCTGCCGCAGCACTTCACCGCCAACTCTGCCTGGAAACAGGTCAATCACACAGCCTACGCTTTGCCCTCGGCGTGGAACCCGGTGCGCTGCTTGAACCGGAACGTTGCAAACAAGCCATTGACGGCCTGCTGCCGACCCTGCTGAGTAAGGAAGGCTTCGATGAGCAGCGTGAACGATGTGAGAAATGGTGGACTACCCATCTTGAGAAATTGAGCTGCTCACTACCCGAGCCAGAGCTCCAGCGAATGATTGAAACGTGGTCACCGGTGAACACAGTCACCACAGCCCGTTTCTCCCGCTCGGTCAACGCAACCGCTCCAGGCATTCGTGGTATTGGTTTCCGCGACACCTGTCAGGACATGATCGCAATCGCTTATCGTCGACCGGACTGGGCACTCGACAAGTTGCGCTCCCTTCTGACCGAACAACACGCAGACGGAAGAGCCAATCATACATCATACCCGATTGAAAAATCACCCTCCAACGAAAGCCTGCATAGTGACAATCATCTTTGGCTCCCTATGCTTGCACATGCCATCGCCGTCGAAACCGGCGATCCCGGATTCCTCGAAGAAACAGCGAGCTTTTATACAAACAAAGAGAGCGCAACGATCTGGGAGCATTTGATGCGAGCCCTTCGCTTCACCGAAAGCCATCTGGGCAGTCATAACATCCCGCTAACCTTACGCAGCGATTGGAATGACATTATCGGAAAATTCTCAAAAGCAGGACGCGGAGAATCTCTCTTTGCCTCCTTCCAGTATGTCTATGTCCTGCGACAAATGCTGGCACTGGCCCAGTGGTCGGGACGCAACGATGATGCCGATACAATTCGTGAATGGCTGCACAAACAAACAACAGCGTTAGACGCCTGCGCATGGGATGGCGGATGGTGGCGTCGTGGCTTTGATGACAACGGCGCACCCGTTGGTTCCCGATCTTCCCCTTTCGGAAAAATCTTCCTCAATCCTCAATCTTGGGCAGTGCTCGCTCGAGTCGGCTCCCGCGAACAACAGGAAGCCGGTATGGCTGCGGCAGCAGAGCATCTGCTGACCGATGCAGGGCTGAAGATTCTCTCGCCGGGCTTTAAAACCTGGCCCGAAGAGTCCAATCCCTTTAGTGGCTACGGGCCCGGAACCGGGGAAAATGGTGCGATTTTCTGCCATGCCAACACCTGGACGATCATGGCAGAAGCCCTACTGGGTCACGCCGACACCGCATGGGAATATTTCCGCCGTCTCGTCCCGGAAAACGTCATACATCGATTCGGCGTGAATACCTACGGAGCAGACCCACACGCGTGGCTAAGCAATATCGTTGGCCCCGAAAACACACGCTTTGGCTGGGGCAATGTTGTTCACATCACAGGGACCGCCGCATGGATGGATATTGTTGCCACACAATACCTCCTCGGCATCCGGTCGGAACTCACCGGACTGCGTATTGATCCCCAAATCCCAACCCACTGGACAGGCTTCACCGTCCGACGCCAAGTAAGAGGCCACTGGATTCACTTAAAAGCCAAACGAAGTGGCCATCAAAGACTTCAGCTGAACGGACATATCATGGATCCAAGCCAATCAATCCCGTGGCAACGACTCGCAGCCGAAAACGAAATCGTCGCGGAAATGTAAAAACATCTACCTTGGGCGAGTGGAGGTAACCCGATCGATCTCCTGAACAGTCTGACAGAATTAGAAGTTCGTCCCCGTACTGGCTAGAAATTAATCCGAAGGCCTCCAGACTGAGATTGCGACACATCTGTGTCAGGAACAATTTCCTGAAGTGAAAGGAAAAATACTACTCGGAAAACTTCTGACTCTAATCACTGATCAGGTGAATCAGGAGCTCTTAGACTCGCTCGACTATCAACAGGAAGAAATCAGGGTTCTAAAATCCCAAATCAGCAAGCACATCCGATTCACAGACACCCAGCGCATAAACCTGGCCGAAAAAGCGAAGAAACTAGGCAAAGCGATTGAGCTGTATGCCACGATTGTCACAGCCGACACGCTCTACAGGTGGCACCGCAGACTGATTGCCCGTAAATTCGATGGATCGAAAAAACGCCAGTTGCCGATGGACCATTGTTAGCAATAAACATGTAATTACTCATCGTAGTCGTGCCCGCTCTATAACTCAGACCCGTGCTCGTAGTGCTTGATCCACCATAGGCTTGTATCGTCACATCGTATGTATCAGTCACGGCAGATACAGTAACCGTCACATGATACCAGGTGTCCACAGCGACTTCTGCAATGTCAGTTAAAGTGTTATTTGGATTGACCGTTGCGATTGTATACGTGGGAGTCGCTTCACCATCTGACATCGCAAGACGGAGAAAAACCCCCAGCGCAGATCCATCATTGGCGATAAAGTAAGGACCGAAGTTATCGCTTATTCCTGAAAACATGTAGTCGAATTCAATCGTCGCTTCATCAGACCCGCCGTTGGTATACGAAAGGCCTACCGATGCACCTGCGGTCGTAGATTGGTCGTTGAGCGTCGCGCTATATCCATCTGCAACAGCAGAAAACGGAGATTCCACGTCGTCGACCAGCATTTGCACTCCGCCACTCGTCACATTATCCTCCCAACTAGTCCCAGTCTGAATAGAAACCTTCTCATCAACATTGTAGCTATTGAAATCGTCGAAGAAAGCAGAGGCATGTGAACAAAGCAGCAGGCTGGCAGCTGCGATGGTAGTTAAAGTCGTAATCGTGGGTTTCATAATTTTGGAAGTATTCATAGACTATCAGTGTGATATGAGGCTTAGGATATCCTACGAAATGACCTTCTACCCATACTGTAAAAATCCAAGAGAACTTCGATTTATCACGATAAATAACTATCGTTTCGTGTCCTTGTATTTACGGAGAAACAGGTGCAGAGCCGGTTGCATAGCTCAAAACACTCGATACCAAAAATGATCGCTTGATTCACCTGGATCGAGGGGAAATGGACAGTTAAAATATCCGAGGTGGACTCGAAGGTGTATTCGTGAATCAAGGCACGGTGCGGCCCTTGCGCGCGTGCATGCATATCCAATGCCGGGTCAACAACTACGCCATTGATCGCGACATCGAAGACGCGTAGCGAACTTCCATCCGCAAAGCCACTTTGCCAAACCATGGTTCGGCAAAGTGGCATCGCACCCGAAAGCGCCCCGTCCGGCTCTCCTCCTGAAATGCAGTTTCAAGAACCGGCGGCCTACCGTATTTGAACAATACACTCAAGCGCTCGATCAATGGGCGAAGAGGGAATGGATACGATGTGCGCGTGTAGACTGGCATCATATACGAGAGAAAACGCTTTACCATTTACAGTCGCATTCGTCGCGACCTTAAAGCCGACAAGTTCAATCTGATAGGCACGGCGGCGTTTTTGCCCTTTAAAACGTCCCTCGCACTGATTGATTTTGATCGATGCCGTGATTCCTTCCTCGCGATAATCAACCCGCGTAAAGGCACATTCATTGCGTACATAGCCCTCCGTCTGGCCGTCATCCTCATAT encodes the following:
- a CDS encoding alpha-glucosidase/alpha-galactosidase, which translates into the protein MTPKISLIGAGSVVFAKTLISDIWRFPELANATICLMDIDPARLKVADIMMRRIAKKLDVGAKIESTLDQREAITGAKYVICTVQVGGYKPSTVRDFKIPAKYGLQQTIADTLGVGGVFRALRTIPVINSIARDIADYAHPNCLFLNYTNPMAMNCWAVEEAVGIPHVGLCHSVFGTANQLCNFAKLPPEDVDYLVAGINHMAFFLKFQYRGQDAYPLLFKALENSERRQELVRFEMMRRTGYFVTESSEHQSEYVPYFIHHGQKVIDQFNIPIDEYIRRCEAIIGSWEETEAELLGKDGEIEIKPQSHEYGSYIIHSIESGQPRTVYGNVPNRDIITNLPNRCNVEVPCLVDRNGLQPVTVGELPPQLAALCMTNINVQELAVKAALTGKREHIYHAVMLDPHASATLPLDKIWAMCDELIEAHQKDGFLGEFTPTLKNTGRGYAGVGDRIIARLEGQGVFATDAGAQNRLRLTVENPTGQAVTLQFQLRPESDALTLEGDGILTVKAPAKGSATAEAVTINQSAIDDNLSVTLETECANVLAVSAVLRPRPKLGLNDSGEATFGLKLAGFDAAEGTLARDGDLIRLRAKVLDSDLKPNYDSPFAGSGLQLFFAPLDNTGNIREVNIIADPAGKAEVRLFKNPLDNAKITFRRTDIYYELEFTVSFEELGLEPTNEVLFDCIANLGALGDAHSGGRTVLSGNFNAFSNSSQYTLVSWAQRTQ
- a CDS encoding alpha-L-fucosidase, which encodes MAQLISSLPKPYGAVPSIRHSLWYDIERYAIVHFSVGTFADKEWGFGDEDPRSFNPTDFDANQWAEACLAGGLKGIILVCKHHDGFCLWPTKTTEHSVRNSPWRDGKGDMVAEVSAACRKHGLKFGVYCSPWDRNHPEYGREAYVDIFHEQVRELLNQYGELFEVWFDGANGGNGYYGGTREARAIDPAHYYRWEQITEMIRELQPEAIMFPFDGRWIGNEYGIAGETCWATFSAPNNPVSERPIDLNMGILHAEAWRPAECDFPLRPGWFFHEHEAPKSADTLLDLYFKSIGRGCSINLGLAPDRRGRICDEDIKVLTAWNEDIKKLFSHNLACESSSIFANSSDEKCSASALIDGKPDTFWMPTDNAAPAFTIDFKQAIKFNTIDLSEFVELGQRVEEFAVDIWQDGRWQELATSTSIGYRRLLLTRTTTSDKVRVRFTQTAAAPAISHFGLYRAPASLALGAKITIVRNQQGEVSIRGGGDGLDLRYTTDGSQPTRDSTPYRKPFSLTEGGTVKVSGFVEEEQTGVVTAAYGPARTNWRILSVSLDSPFDNHGLAGVEKLLDDSPDTYWHTYHKNKQLSAPPHEVVIDMAEEREISVVTMTPTTEDTNGIPDRYSFAISSDAEHWQAIAEGEFSNVKANPCQQIIPLKQPAKGRFLKFAVRHVVDNGDYIKVATIDAM
- a CDS encoding GH36-type glycosyl hydrolase domain-containing protein is translated as MQTMDYFEFLDQERALIIKEPRCPQPWINYLSNGRMHAFVSQAGGGFAWWKSATVYRLTRYRQHLAPMDGPGFYIYLREEDGTVWSPSWRPAETELDKWKAIHRPGISSFEATYNGLHAQLDLWVAPDHDALLWELKLSNPSNRSRKLDAFAYVELSQMQWTDEFNWGYYIKYMLRTDYDEATRSVRYLFHHQSHPNISEVPLVYFAGSEVDTWCGSREDFLGSYGSESCPKAISKGNLNNRGISCGEPAAALHRQLCLETGQSHSLRFALGVEPGALLEPERCKQAIDGLLPTLLSKEGFDEQRERCEKWWTTHLEKLSCSLPEPELQRMIETWSPVNTVTTARFSRSVNATAPGIRGIGFRDTCQDMIAIAYRRPDWALDKLRSLLTEQHADGRANHTSYPIEKSPSNESLHSDNHLWLPMLAHAIAVETGDPGFLEETASFYTNKESATIWEHLMRALRFTESHLGSHNIPLTLRSDWNDIIGKFSKAGRGESLFASFQYVYVLRQMLALAQWSGRNDDADTIREWLHKQTTALDACAWDGGWWRRGFDDNGAPVGSRSSPFGKIFLNPQSWAVLARVGSREQQEAGMAAAAEHLLTDAGLKILSPGFKTWPEESNPFSGYGPGTGENGAIFCHANTWTIMAEALLGHADTAWEYFRRLVPENVIHRFGVNTYGADPHAWLSNIVGPENTRFGWGNVVHITGTAAWMDIVATQYLLGIRSELTGLRIDPQIPTHWTGFTVRRQVRGHWIHLKAKRSGHQRLQLNGHIMDPSQSIPWQRLAAENEIVAEM
- a CDS encoding malectin domain-containing carbohydrate-binding protein, producing MVWQSGFADGSSLRVFDVAINGVVVDPALDMHARAQGPHRALIHEYTFESTSDILTVHFPSIQVNQAIIFGIECFELCNRLCTCFSVNTRTRNDSYLS